In Bacteroidota bacterium, the following proteins share a genomic window:
- the hpt gene encoding hypoxanthine phosphoribosyltransferase yields MKKKISVNNEPFELYLSEKRIHERVKQLGKKLNADYKGKTPIFIGVLNGSFIFFADLIREITIDCEVDFFKLSSYGDAKISSGEVRLLKDLNCEVTGRHIVIVEDIVDSGLSIDFIKKLILQQNPKSFAVVTLLYKKDAVKIPYPIEYIGFKIPSDFVIGYGLDYAQKVRNLPAVYRLEKS; encoded by the coding sequence ATGAAGAAAAAGATCTCGGTCAACAACGAACCGTTCGAACTGTATCTCAGCGAAAAGAGAATTCATGAGAGGGTGAAGCAGCTCGGGAAAAAACTCAACGCAGACTACAAGGGAAAGACGCCGATCTTCATCGGCGTGCTCAACGGCTCGTTCATCTTCTTTGCCGACCTCATTCGCGAGATCACGATCGACTGCGAGGTCGATTTTTTCAAGCTCTCGAGCTACGGCGATGCGAAGATCTCATCGGGGGAAGTGAGGCTGCTGAAGGATCTGAACTGCGAGGTGACGGGGAGGCACATCGTCATCGTCGAAGACATCGTTGATTCAGGCTTGTCGATCGATTTCATTAAGAAGCTGATTCTCCAGCAGAACCCAAAATCGTTTGCGGTTGTTACATTGTTGTATAAAAAGGATGCGGTGAAAATCCCCTACCCGATCGAATACATCGGCTTCAAGATACCGAGCGATTTTGTGATCGGCTACGGGCTTGACTACGCGCAGAAGGTGAGGAACCTCCCCGCGGTCTACAGGCTTGAAAAATCATGA
- the ftsH gene encoding ATP-dependent zinc metalloprotease FtsH, which yields MADEKHQQEDKKENDAQKQNGAQKRRPFLPPKGMKGRSPKPMLRGEDDFNWGKVLRVVLTWSAIIMAVFLVMTIFKGQEATEYDVTYTQYQEFLAANKIGRAVVKKSNFNDFDFHGTLTEPEDITLPTGKKVRVEKFTLTLPYTNIDDAVIANWTSHHVNFNITKEDNVWINALISALPWILLLGIWLIIFRRMQGGGTKGIFSFGKSRAKMLSEGSIRVTFADVAGADEAKIELQEIIEFLKEPGKFQKLGGKIPRGVLLLGPPGTGKTLLARAVAGEAGVPFFSISGADFVEMFVGVGASRVRDLFDQGKKSAPCIIFIDEIDAVGRHRGAGLGGGHDEREQTLNQLLVEMDGFEQNIGVILIAATNRPDVLDPALLRPGRFDRQVVVDRPDVRGREGILKVHTRNIPLAEDVKLEVLAKGTPGLSGADLANLVNEAALLAARQNQKEVAMHHFEESKDKVMMGMERKSLIISDREKRVTSYHESGHVLVAKMLPEADPVHKVTIIPRGRALGVTTYLPMDEKHTYSKQYLEAMITYAFGGRAAEKLIFNELTTGAGNDIERASQLARKMVCEWGMSDKLGPLTYGAKEEEIFLGREVTKHRDFSEDTANVIDDEVKKIILSCMKRAEKILMDNIDKLHSLSNALLEREILDGDEIDKILRGEPLPPLERKNGNGSGSAIPGVTISGVAAAPSGAPANGKNARTKPRPKK from the coding sequence ATGGCTGACGAGAAACACCAGCAAGAAGATAAAAAAGAGAATGATGCTCAGAAGCAGAACGGCGCTCAGAAACGACGGCCGTTCCTCCCTCCCAAAGGGATGAAGGGACGGAGTCCGAAACCGATGCTGCGCGGCGAGGATGATTTTAACTGGGGCAAAGTGCTTCGCGTCGTTCTGACGTGGTCGGCGATCATCATGGCCGTGTTCCTCGTGATGACGATCTTCAAGGGACAGGAAGCGACCGAGTACGATGTGACGTACACCCAGTACCAGGAATTCCTCGCAGCCAACAAGATCGGGCGCGCTGTCGTCAAAAAATCAAACTTCAACGATTTCGATTTTCACGGTACGCTCACGGAGCCGGAAGATATTACCCTCCCGACCGGCAAGAAAGTCCGGGTGGAGAAGTTCACGCTGACGCTGCCGTACACCAACATCGACGACGCGGTGATCGCGAATTGGACATCCCATCACGTCAATTTTAACATCACAAAAGAAGACAATGTTTGGATCAACGCGTTGATCAGCGCGCTCCCGTGGATTCTGCTCCTGGGGATCTGGCTCATCATTTTCCGCCGGATGCAGGGGGGAGGCACCAAGGGGATTTTTTCTTTCGGCAAGAGCAGGGCGAAAATGCTGAGCGAAGGCTCCATCCGCGTGACATTCGCGGACGTCGCCGGCGCCGATGAGGCAAAAATCGAATTGCAGGAGATCATCGAATTCCTCAAAGAACCGGGAAAATTCCAGAAATTGGGGGGAAAAATCCCCCGCGGCGTGCTTCTCCTCGGCCCTCCGGGAACCGGTAAGACTCTTCTCGCGAGAGCGGTTGCCGGAGAAGCAGGCGTTCCGTTCTTCTCCATCAGCGGGGCGGATTTTGTGGAGATGTTCGTCGGCGTCGGCGCAAGCCGCGTGCGCGATTTGTTCGACCAGGGGAAGAAGAGCGCCCCGTGCATTATTTTCATCGACGAGATCGACGCGGTCGGCCGTCATCGCGGGGCCGGATTGGGCGGCGGACACGATGAACGGGAGCAGACGCTGAACCAATTGCTCGTCGAGATGGACGGCTTCGAGCAGAATATCGGCGTCATCCTGATCGCGGCGACGAACAGGCCCGACGTCCTCGACCCGGCGCTTCTGCGCCCCGGCCGGTTCGACCGGCAGGTGGTCGTCGACCGCCCCGACGTCCGCGGTCGCGAAGGAATTCTGAAAGTTCACACGCGCAACATTCCTCTTGCCGAAGATGTGAAACTCGAAGTGCTAGCAAAGGGCACGCCGGGGCTTTCCGGTGCGGACCTTGCGAACCTGGTGAACGAAGCTGCGCTCCTTGCCGCCCGCCAGAACCAAAAGGAAGTCGCGATGCATCACTTCGAAGAGTCGAAAGACAAAGTGATGATGGGAATGGAGAGGAAGAGCCTCATCATTTCCGACCGGGAAAAACGCGTGACCTCGTATCACGAATCGGGACACGTGCTTGTGGCGAAGATGCTGCCGGAGGCCGACCCCGTGCACAAGGTCACCATCATTCCGCGCGGACGTGCGCTCGGCGTCACGACCTATCTTCCGATGGATGAGAAGCATACGTATTCGAAACAGTATCTTGAGGCGATGATCACGTATGCGTTCGGAGGACGCGCCGCCGAAAAGCTGATCTTCAACGAACTCACGACCGGCGCGGGGAACGACATCGAACGAGCTTCGCAGCTCGCCCGCAAAATGGTGTGCGAATGGGGAATGAGCGACAAGCTCGGTCCGCTGACCTACGGTGCCAAAGAAGAGGAAATTTTCCTCGGCAGGGAAGTGACGAAGCACCGCGACTTCAGCGAGGACACCGCCAATGTCATCGACGACGAAGTGAAGAAGATCATCCTTTCTTGCATGAAGCGCGCTGAAAAAATTCTGATGGACAACATCGACAAGCTGCACAGCCTGTCGAACGCGCTGCTTGAGCGCGAGATCCTGGACGGCGACGAGATCGATAAGATCCTTCGCGGCGAGCCGCTCCCGCCGCTCGAACGGAAGAACGGCAACGGCTCGGGTTCGGCGATCCCGGGAGTCACGATCTCGGGAGTTGCGGCCGCTCCTTCCGGCGCTCCTGCGAACGGCAAGAACGCCAGGACCAAACCGCGGCCGAAAAAATAG
- a CDS encoding SEC59/DGK1/VTE5 family protein has product MVEQRNIDYRAEVIRKSIHLCSLSIPIIYYFISREQALMLLVPITAAFLLVDLLRHFNPSTAKIFYRVFGWLLRSHEHGGKSKRLNGATHVLISATLCVLVFPKLITITAFAVLIISDSAAALVGRRFGRRKFLHKSVEGSAAFFISALFVIAATPKISAGAGEYGIAIAAAAIGTVVEASSIGIDDNLSIPISVGTVMWILYDLFYPSLNLHAQRLAGL; this is encoded by the coding sequence ATGGTCGAGCAGCGGAACATCGATTACCGGGCCGAGGTCATCAGGAAAAGCATTCATTTATGTTCCCTGAGCATTCCGATCATTTACTATTTTATCTCCCGGGAACAGGCGCTGATGCTCCTCGTGCCGATCACGGCGGCGTTTCTGCTTGTCGACCTTCTCCGTCATTTCAATCCGTCGACGGCGAAAATATTTTACAGAGTCTTCGGCTGGCTCCTCCGTTCGCATGAACACGGCGGAAAGAGCAAGCGGTTGAACGGCGCGACGCATGTCCTCATCTCGGCGACGCTCTGTGTCCTCGTCTTCCCCAAACTCATTACGATCACGGCCTTCGCGGTGCTCATCATTTCGGACTCGGCGGCAGCGCTCGTCGGCAGGAGGTTCGGGAGGAGGAAATTTTTGCACAAGAGCGTTGAAGGGAGTGCGGCATTCTTCATCTCGGCCCTTTTCGTGATCGCTGCGACGCCCAAAATTTCGGCGGGTGCGGGAGAGTATGGTATCGCGATCGCCGCCGCCGCGATCGGCACGGTCGTTGAAGCGTCGTCGATCGGCATTGACGACAACCTGTCGATCCCGATCTCCGTCGGTACGGTCATGTGGATCTTATACGATCTGTTCTATCCTTCACTCAACCTTCACGCACAGCGCTTGGCAGGACTGTAA
- the hisG gene encoding ATP phosphoribosyltransferase produces the protein MKLKLGVPKGSLQETTFSLLSKAGFHFSVSSRSYFPSVDDEELEAMLIRAQELPRYVEDGVFDAALTGYDWIVESGADVVSVSDLVYSKQSMRKVKWVLAVHESSPVRTVKDLEGKRIATEVISITKNYLAKNKVNAHVEFSWGATEVKTPDLVDAIVEVTETGSSLRANKLRIVDVVLESNTKLIANRKSWTDPWKKEKIENLAMLLQGAINAGSKVGLKMNLRKSNVDTVLQLIPALRKPTISQLADSEWIALETIIDEDVVRKIIPQLKRAGAEGIIEYPLNKVIY, from the coding sequence ATGAAACTCAAACTCGGTGTTCCGAAAGGAAGCCTGCAGGAAACGACGTTCAGCCTCCTCTCGAAGGCCGGTTTCCACTTCTCCGTCAGCAGCCGTTCGTATTTTCCTTCCGTCGACGACGAAGAACTCGAGGCAATGCTGATCCGGGCCCAGGAGCTTCCGCGTTACGTCGAGGACGGCGTTTTCGATGCGGCCCTGACCGGATACGATTGGATCGTCGAGAGCGGGGCCGATGTGGTAAGCGTCTCGGACCTTGTCTATTCCAAACAAAGCATGCGCAAGGTGAAATGGGTGCTTGCCGTGCACGAAAGTTCTCCCGTAAGAACGGTCAAGGACCTTGAGGGAAAGCGCATCGCCACGGAGGTAATCAGCATCACGAAAAATTACCTCGCAAAGAATAAGGTCAATGCCCATGTCGAATTTTCGTGGGGAGCGACGGAGGTGAAGACCCCCGACCTGGTCGATGCCATCGTCGAGGTGACGGAAACCGGAAGTTCGCTCCGGGCGAACAAGCTTCGGATCGTCGACGTGGTCCTCGAATCGAATACGAAGCTGATCGCGAACAGGAAAAGCTGGACCGACCCATGGAAAAAGGAAAAGATCGAGAACCTCGCGATGCTGCTCCAGGGGGCGATCAACGCGGGGAGCAAGGTCGGCCTGAAGATGAATCTTCGGAAAAGCAACGTCGACACCGTGCTCCAGCTGATCCCCGCGCTTCGCAAGCCAACCATCTCCCAGCTTGCGGACAGCGAATGGATCGCCCTTGAGACCATCATTGACGAGGATGTCGTCAGAAAAATTATTCCCCAGCTGAAACGTGCCGGCGCAGAAGGGATCATCGAGTATCCTCTGAATAAAGTGATCTATTGA
- the dut gene encoding dUTP diphosphatase: MTQLTIRISRTSASAQDIPLPRYATEGSAGMDVCAAVEEDVQIQPGETALIPAGFSIELPSGYEAQVRPRSGLAVKHQVGILNSPGTIDSDYRGEVKIILTNFGKNAFTVKRGDRIAQMVISSYTKIVWNEVGSLNETVRGAGGFGHTGTK; the protein is encoded by the coding sequence TTGACTCAGCTGACTATTCGAATTTCCCGGACGTCCGCGTCGGCCCAGGACATCCCGCTTCCCCGGTATGCGACCGAGGGCTCCGCGGGAATGGATGTTTGTGCGGCAGTGGAAGAGGATGTTCAAATTCAGCCCGGTGAGACGGCGCTTATCCCCGCCGGATTTTCGATCGAGCTCCCCTCCGGGTACGAAGCGCAGGTCCGTCCCAGAAGCGGCCTGGCCGTCAAGCATCAGGTCGGAATTCTCAACTCCCCCGGAACGATCGATTCGGATTATCGGGGAGAGGTGAAGATTATCCTGACGAATTTCGGCAAGAACGCGTTCACCGTTAAAAGGGGGGACCGCATCGCTCAGATGGTGATCAGCAGCTACACGAAGATTGTGTGGAATGAGGTCGGTTCATTGAACGAAACGGTCCGCGGCGCGGGCGGGTTCGGCCATACCGGCACCAAGTAA
- a CDS encoding AI-2E family transporter, producing MPRRRKNTEPQKEIPSRAPFDMSRGEMIVVSAGIALLLYLVYTIREITSPFVVLGAILFLLYPFRSNIIARNLMWLSTLLFTVWFLYSIVGLLAPFFVALLFAYILHPLVTKFEAWGVPRWVSALVIILLCVAMLTVIALLVLPIAFAQLSGILEAASKITNDFTNWMFSNRMEVVLQKYGISTRQLRDLLTTGFAPRLELIMKGLLEGTFGLVSGLSTVVTRIVNMVIIPFLSFYVLKDFPIIRHRVRLLLPRSRRQRASEYYAQVDELLGRYIRGAITVAGINAVLVTLFFTLFGIPYPLVLGIVAGVLDLIPYFGLIVMLVLSVIVASFSPSLVAGHMILAASTIAALHVFEAAVLSPKIIGSKVGMHPVLLILSLLVFSYFLGFIGLLIAVPTTAIIIMLVREWEQRKKSVPQLSPILENEISSGQQQ from the coding sequence ATGCCCCGACGGCGAAAAAATACGGAACCACAAAAGGAGATTCCTTCCCGTGCACCGTTCGACATGAGCAGGGGGGAGATGATCGTCGTTTCGGCCGGCATCGCGCTTCTTTTGTATCTCGTCTATACCATCCGGGAGATCACGTCGCCGTTCGTCGTCCTCGGCGCGATTCTCTTTCTTCTGTACCCGTTTCGGTCGAACATCATCGCGCGGAATCTGATGTGGCTTTCGACTCTCCTTTTTACGGTGTGGTTCCTGTACTCTATCGTCGGCCTGCTCGCCCCGTTTTTTGTGGCGCTGCTGTTTGCGTATATCCTTCATCCCCTGGTGACGAAATTCGAGGCCTGGGGGGTCCCGCGTTGGGTGTCGGCGCTCGTAATTATTCTCCTCTGCGTCGCAATGCTCACCGTGATCGCTCTCCTCGTTCTTCCCATTGCGTTCGCTCAGCTCTCCGGAATCCTTGAAGCGGCGTCGAAGATCACGAACGACTTCACCAATTGGATGTTCTCGAACCGGATGGAGGTTGTGCTGCAAAAATACGGGATCTCGACCCGGCAGCTCCGCGATTTGCTGACCACGGGTTTTGCCCCCCGTCTTGAACTGATCATGAAGGGCCTGCTCGAAGGGACGTTCGGTTTGGTGAGCGGACTTTCCACTGTCGTGACCCGCATCGTGAACATGGTGATCATACCGTTCCTCTCATTCTATGTGTTGAAGGATTTTCCGATCATCAGACACCGAGTGAGATTGCTTCTTCCCCGTTCCAGACGGCAGCGGGCCAGTGAATACTACGCGCAGGTTGACGAACTCCTCGGCAGGTACATCCGCGGCGCGATCACTGTCGCCGGCATCAATGCCGTTCTCGTGACGCTCTTCTTTACGCTCTTCGGGATCCCGTATCCGCTGGTTCTTGGGATCGTCGCAGGCGTGCTCGACCTCATCCCCTACTTCGGCCTCATCGTCATGCTCGTTCTCTCCGTGATCGTGGCATCATTCAGTCCTTCGCTCGTCGCCGGACATATGATCCTGGCCGCGTCGACGATCGCCGCCCTCCACGTTTTCGAAGCGGCAGTGCTTTCGCCGAAGATCATCGGTTCGAAAGTGGGCATGCATCCTGTCCTTCTTATTCTTTCCCTGCTCGTGTTTTCCTACTTTCTCGGTTTCATCGGTCTCTTGATCGCCGTACCGACGACGGCAATAATTATTATGCTCGTGAGGGAATGGGAGCAAAGAAAAAAGAGCGTTCCGCAGCTCTCGCCGATTTTGGAGAATGAAATTTCATCCGGACAGCAGCAATGA
- the rsmI gene encoding 16S rRNA (cytidine(1402)-2'-O)-methyltransferase, translating into MTGTLYLVATPIGNFADMTFRAIEVLKQVDIVVYEERKEGGRLLRHFGIEKPVESLNEHNEAAATFIILDHLAKGKSIAVVSDCGTPVFSDPGQLLVRKAIEAGVKVVPIPGASSLMPALTVSGFSIDQFVFYGWLSPKRPRRIAELQQLKRERRTIVLMDTPYRLLALLKDISDTFGSTRRLCVAFDLTLPDEEIFHGTGPVLLDKFTKLDKKGEFVVVIESNSQ; encoded by the coding sequence ATGACAGGGACGCTGTATCTTGTCGCCACGCCGATCGGCAATTTTGCCGACATGACGTTTCGTGCCATCGAAGTCCTCAAGCAGGTCGACATCGTGGTGTACGAAGAGCGGAAAGAAGGAGGGAGACTTCTGCGCCACTTCGGCATTGAGAAGCCGGTCGAAAGCCTGAACGAGCACAATGAAGCGGCGGCAACCTTCATCATTCTCGATCATCTCGCCAAAGGAAAAAGCATCGCCGTCGTGTCAGACTGTGGAACGCCGGTCTTCTCCGACCCCGGACAGCTTCTCGTCCGCAAGGCGATCGAGGCCGGAGTCAAAGTTGTTCCGATCCCCGGCGCATCCTCGCTCATGCCTGCGCTGACCGTCTCCGGATTCTCCATCGACCAGTTTGTTTTCTATGGGTGGCTTTCGCCCAAGCGTCCGCGCCGCATCGCCGAACTCCAGCAGCTCAAGCGCGAGCGCCGGACGATCGTTCTGATGGACACTCCCTACCGGCTTCTCGCGCTTCTTAAGGACATCAGCGACACCTTCGGATCGACACGCCGGCTGTGCGTTGCTTTCGATCTTACCCTCCCGGACGAAGAGATCTTCCACGGCACAGGACCGGTGCTGCTCGACAAGTTCACAAAGCTTGACAAAAAGGGGGAATTTGTTGTGGTGATTGAAAGCAATAGTCAGTGA
- a CDS encoding phosphatase PAP2 family protein: MKVIIRYSAFLLLFVSAARAMNGADSIVVADASEAQPQKQGFVGGFLADEGAIWTSPLQMGRDDAYLWGGVAATTVVLFTIDEPIARDTRRLWIDNTWVRSVSPVATQFGQFYLPYGIAAGFCLEGIAFNDPNTTDTGILAAEAMLHSGIVVQVFKHLFGRSRPFVLSDRDRWYGPAAIFTRYDGKGSSPYDSFPSGHTITAFTLATIIAGREQTWMGVVAYSCAGLCAISRLTMQDHWLSDVFVGGTLGVAIGKLELSRHNQDLAIYPSVGSRSASLTLQLAK; encoded by the coding sequence ATGAAGGTGATCATCCGTTATAGCGCATTCCTTCTCCTCTTTGTGTCGGCCGCGCGTGCGATGAACGGAGCCGACTCAATTGTCGTCGCAGACGCGAGCGAAGCTCAACCGCAAAAACAGGGATTCGTCGGAGGTTTTTTGGCGGATGAGGGGGCAATTTGGACATCTCCGTTGCAAATGGGCCGCGATGATGCCTATCTTTGGGGAGGAGTTGCAGCGACGACCGTGGTGTTGTTCACCATTGACGAGCCGATCGCGCGGGATACACGGAGGTTATGGATCGACAATACATGGGTTCGATCGGTCAGTCCAGTCGCGACTCAGTTCGGCCAATTCTATCTTCCGTACGGCATCGCCGCCGGTTTTTGTCTCGAGGGAATCGCGTTTAACGACCCGAATACGACCGATACCGGCATCCTCGCTGCTGAAGCGATGCTTCACTCCGGTATCGTCGTTCAGGTGTTCAAACATCTTTTCGGCAGAAGCCGTCCGTTCGTCCTTTCCGACAGGGATCGATGGTACGGTCCCGCCGCCATTTTTACGAGATACGACGGCAAAGGTTCTTCGCCTTACGATTCTTTTCCGTCGGGACACACTATCACCGCCTTCACTCTGGCGACGATCATTGCCGGGCGGGAGCAAACCTGGATGGGGGTCGTCGCCTATTCATGTGCCGGGTTGTGCGCAATTTCCAGGCTGACGATGCAAGACCACTGGTTGTCCGACGTGTTTGTCGGCGGGACCCTTGGCGTGGCGATCGGCAAGCTCGAATTGAGCAGGCATAATCAGGACCTCGCAATTTACCCTTCCGTCGGCAGCCGCTCGGCCTCGCTGACTCTGCAGCTTGCGAAGTAA
- a CDS encoding thioredoxin-like domain-containing protein: MKQLPMQKIQAPEICGDFWFNSDPLTIRGMEGEVILLCFWDYTSEASLNTMKYVEEWNRRYREMGLVVIGIHSPEFSFARDPKLVESAIARYGYRFPVATDNTSMMRDAYRVQELPTLVLLERDGSLYLTHAGEGGYERAERAIQSLLRESGFHGELPMLIEFSRVDESVHSLFERATPAIRTGYLHGSLGNVEGYSPELPAEYSDAHEYIEGKFYAQGNWFAKSEAIEFEKSEKEGYIALRYSGNNVNVVMSAEKRGAVVIVLQDDKALSVQQCGNDITVDHEGNSVVIVDEPKLFHIIKNSEFGERTIKLIPKDEGTTFYSFSFDANPVSVLQGLGNQSFRNN, from the coding sequence ATGAAACAGCTTCCGATGCAGAAAATCCAGGCTCCCGAAATCTGCGGAGATTTTTGGTTCAACTCTGACCCGCTCACCATTCGCGGGATGGAAGGGGAAGTTATTCTTCTCTGCTTCTGGGATTACACGTCGGAAGCATCGCTGAATACGATGAAGTATGTCGAGGAGTGGAATCGGCGCTACCGGGAGATGGGACTGGTCGTGATCGGAATTCACTCGCCGGAGTTCTCATTCGCGCGCGACCCGAAATTGGTTGAAAGCGCAATTGCCCGCTATGGTTACCGTTTTCCCGTCGCGACGGACAATACATCGATGATGCGGGATGCGTACAGGGTGCAGGAACTGCCGACGCTCGTCCTTCTCGAGCGTGACGGCAGTCTTTATCTGACCCATGCCGGTGAAGGAGGATACGAGCGGGCCGAGCGGGCGATTCAATCCCTACTTCGCGAGTCGGGATTTCATGGTGAGCTTCCGATGCTGATAGAATTTTCGCGCGTCGACGAAAGCGTTCATTCGCTCTTTGAGCGCGCGACGCCGGCAATTCGCACGGGATACCTGCACGGATCTCTCGGCAACGTGGAAGGGTACAGTCCGGAACTTCCTGCGGAGTACAGCGACGCGCACGAATACATCGAAGGGAAATTTTATGCCCAGGGGAATTGGTTCGCAAAAAGCGAAGCCATAGAATTCGAAAAGAGTGAAAAAGAGGGATATATCGCCCTCAGGTATTCGGGAAACAACGTCAACGTCGTGATGTCCGCAGAAAAAAGAGGGGCGGTCGTCATCGTCCTTCAGGATGATAAAGCGTTGTCGGTACAGCAATGCGGGAATGACATTACCGTCGACCACGAAGGGAATTCGGTCGTCATTGTCGACGAGCCCAAATTGTTCCACATCATCAAGAACAGCGAATTCGGCGAACGGACGATCAAGTTGATTCCCAAAGACGAGGGGACGACGTTCTATTCCTTTTCGTTCGACGCAAACCCGGTGTCCGTCCTTCAAGGCTTGGGAAATCAATCCTTCCGCAATAACTGA
- a CDS encoding nitronate monooxygenase yields the protein MTEPSPRVMRTRITELFHIDVPIVQAGMVWVSGWKLAAAVSNAGALGLIGAGSMPPDLLREHIVKAKRGASRPFGVNIPLLRGDAGELVRVTIEEHVTIVFTSAGHPLKHIQKLKESGCIVVHVVASVKHALKAQEAGVDAVVAEGFEAGGHNGVDEITTLALVPQAADALSIPVIAAGGIADGRQMFAAMALGAEGVQMGTRFAASVESSAHDRYKQAVVDADDGSTILTLKKVAPVRLIKNPFGLRAQEEEASGKSKEELRELLGKGRERKGIFEGNWEEGEFEMGQSSGLVKDILPAAAIVERVMKEFEETKRKMAN from the coding sequence ATAACTGAACCTTCCCCGCGCGTTATGAGAACGCGAATCACGGAATTATTCCACATCGATGTGCCCATCGTACAGGCCGGTATGGTCTGGGTGTCCGGCTGGAAGCTTGCAGCGGCAGTGTCAAATGCCGGCGCCCTCGGATTGATCGGGGCGGGGTCGATGCCGCCGGACCTTCTGCGTGAACATATCGTCAAGGCGAAAAGGGGGGCAAGCAGACCGTTCGGCGTCAATATTCCTCTCCTTCGGGGCGATGCGGGTGAATTGGTCAGGGTTACCATTGAAGAACATGTGACCATCGTTTTTACTTCTGCCGGCCACCCCCTGAAGCATATTCAAAAGCTGAAAGAGTCCGGATGCATCGTTGTCCACGTCGTTGCGTCGGTGAAGCATGCGTTGAAAGCCCAGGAAGCCGGAGTCGATGCGGTCGTCGCTGAAGGATTCGAAGCGGGAGGTCACAACGGCGTTGATGAGATCACTACGCTGGCGCTCGTGCCCCAGGCGGCGGACGCACTCTCCATTCCGGTGATTGCAGCCGGAGGGATCGCCGACGGAAGGCAGATGTTCGCAGCGATGGCGCTCGGGGCAGAAGGAGTTCAGATGGGGACGCGATTTGCGGCCTCGGTTGAATCGTCCGCGCATGATCGCTACAAGCAGGCTGTTGTCGACGCCGATGACGGCAGCACGATCCTGACGCTCAAAAAGGTTGCCCCGGTTCGGCTGATAAAAAATCCATTCGGCCTTCGCGCGCAAGAGGAAGAGGCGTCCGGAAAGTCGAAGGAGGAACTGAGAGAACTGCTCGGGAAAGGACGCGAGCGGAAGGGGATCTTTGAGGGAAATTGGGAAGAAGGGGAATTCGAGATGGGGCAAAGTTCAGGTCTCGTAAAAGACATTCTTCCGGCTGCCGCTATTGTGGAAAGGGTCATGAAGGAGTTTGAAGAGACAAAGAGGAAAATGGCGAACTAA
- a CDS encoding four helix bundle protein has translation MQDFKRLKVWDRAHRLTLEVYSVSKRFPKDELFGLTSQIRRAASSVAANIAEGSGRRSNREFTYFLGIAIGSVSEVEYFLILAKDLNYVDQFQYKKMDISAGEIKRMLISLLKKVEQGNRTT, from the coding sequence ATGCAGGATTTCAAGAGGCTCAAGGTGTGGGACAGGGCGCATCGGCTGACATTAGAGGTTTATTCAGTATCAAAGAGATTTCCAAAAGATGAATTATTCGGATTGACCAGCCAAATTCGAAGAGCTGCATCATCGGTTGCTGCAAATATTGCTGAAGGAAGCGGCAGAAGATCAAATAGAGAGTTCACGTATTTTCTTGGAATTGCGATCGGCTCTGTCAGTGAGGTTGAGTATTTTCTTATCTTAGCAAAAGATTTGAACTACGTTGATCAGTTTCAGTACAAAAAAATGGACATCTCAGCGGGCGAAATTAAACGCATGCTGATTTCCCTTCTCAAAAAAGTCGAACAGGGAAATCGCACAACCTAG